A stretch of the Nitrospirota bacterium genome encodes the following:
- a CDS encoding alpha/beta hydrolase, with translation MKTYFFLHGAMRGAWLWDRIRPLMEKSGAIVIAYDLPGHGKRSGDRRGVTMSTYVADVLAYIRKNDLRDLILVGHSMSGIVISKVAEELPDRIRHLVYLAAVVPRDGDALVDLLTTERQETIRKLEGKAMEVFGPIDVLRPNYFTDQTGEDREFYLKQLTPQPLAVFFEKVPLKRFHGLTIPRTYIMGLRDKALPPELAGGFAARLGVEPVPIDAGHDMMVVRPEEVAKVLLEIP, from the coding sequence ATGAAAACATATTTCTTTCTGCACGGCGCCATGCGGGGCGCCTGGCTCTGGGACAGAATCAGGCCGCTCATGGAAAAGAGCGGTGCGATCGTCATTGCCTATGATCTGCCCGGTCATGGAAAACGGTCCGGCGACCGCCGGGGGGTGACCATGAGCACCTATGTCGCCGACGTTCTCGCGTACATCAGGAAGAATGACCTTCGCGATCTGATCCTCGTCGGCCACAGCATGTCGGGCATCGTTATCAGCAAGGTTGCCGAGGAGTTGCCTGACCGGATCCGTCACCTTGTCTATCTTGCGGCAGTGGTCCCCCGGGATGGGGATGCATTGGTCGACCTGCTGACGACAGAGCGCCAGGAAACGATCCGGAAGCTGGAAGGGAAGGCGATGGAGGTTTTCGGGCCGATTGACGTTCTCCGGCCCAATTACTTCACGGACCAGACGGGTGAGGACCGGGAATTTTATCTCAAACAGCTTACCCCTCAGCCGCTTGCTGTGTTCTTTGAGAAGGTACCCCTCAAGCGTTTTCACGGTCTGACCATCCCCAGGACGTACATCATGGGATTGCGGGATAAGGCCCTGCCGCCGGAGCTTGCAGGAGGTTTTGCCGCACGGTTGGGCGTTGAGCCGGTCCCGATCGATGCAGGACACGATATGATGGTCGTAAGGCCAGAAGAGGTAGCGAAGGTCCTGCTGGAGATACCTTGA